The genomic region CAGGCGGTGGATCGCGGCCACACGAGCACGCAGACGTGGGACGCCACGGCCGGTCTTGTGTTGGCCACGATAGAAAACCTGGAGGCGCCGGTTGCGAAAGAGCCGCGCCGCCGGCAATTGATGCCGGTGCCGTAACGAGGAAAGACACGGGCGGGACAATCCGCCGAAAGGGAGCGCATCATGCACTATTGGCTGGCGTTGGGAGTGATGGGCATGGCCGTGTCGGCGGCTTCCGCGGGAGTTGCGGCAGAAATCGCGAAGGATCGCATGCTGGTGGTGGACGGGAAACGGACCTTTGTGCTCGGCATTTACGAAAACCCGGCCGACGACGCGATCATGCGTCAGATTGCCGACGCGGGATTCAACCTGATTCAAACGCCCGCCAAAGCAGAGGCTCTCGATCGGGCCGCGTCCTTTGGCCTGCATGCGTGGATCAACACCGGCGCCAGCATTGATTTCAGCGTGGACCGCAAGGCGCGTGAAAAGGCGCTGGAAGGGCTTGTCGCGGACTACGCGGGACATCCGGCGCTGCTGGCATGGGAAGTCCCCGACGAGGCGCTGTGGAATTGCTGGTACGGCGCGATGCAGTGGCGGCACGATCAGGAACCGGCCCAGCAGCGGGCACGGATTGATGCGCTGCAGGATACCGCTCTAAAGGAACGGCTGCGCGGCATGCAGGCCGATTCGAAACGGCTTTTCTCCAGGGGCGCGATTGCCGCCTCGGAACGGATGGCCGACGAAATCTGGCGCATGCTGGGCGTCGAACCGCCAAATCCCGAACTCAATATTTCCAACGCCCAGGAACGTTCCGAAATGATGTGCAAAGGCATGATCGAAGGCTACCATCGCCTGAAAGGGCTGGACGCGAAACACCCGGTATGGATGAATCATGCGCCGCGCAACAGCATCGAACAACTTGCGGCGTTCAACCGGGGCGCGGATATCGTGGGCTGCGATATCTACCCGGTTCCGGCCTACCGCACCGGCCATTCGGACCTGATGGAACGATCGATCGCGGCCGTCGGCGCCTACACGGATCGCATGCAGGATGCGGCGCCGGGCAAGCCTGTCTGGATGGTGCTGCAGGGGTTTGCGTGGTCCGACCTGGAGAAAAATCCCACGCCGAAATCCATCGAGGAGATGCGCGTTCCGACGTTCGCCGAGTCGCGCTTCATGGCATACGATGCAATCGTCCACGGCGCGCGGGGAATCCTCTATTGGGGCACGGCCTATACGAAACGCGACGGGACGCTCTGGGCGGACCTCTTGAAGCTCGTGCGCGAACTGGCCGATTTGCAGCCCGTGCTTTCGGCGCCGGACGGGCGGATGCGGCTTCGCGTCGAACGGGCGCCCACATGGGGTTCGGGGGACCGCACGGTCCGGGTGCTGCCCAAGGCCGCCGGACGCGAAGTATGGCTGATCGTGGTCAACGAATCGCTGGAACCCATGACCTATACCGTGTCCGGCCTTAGCGGCCTCGACGGCACGCGATACCACGATCCGCAGGACGATCGCGAGGCGGTGGTGAAAAACGGTTCCCTTTCGTTGGACATTTCCCCGCAAAGCGTGCAGGTGCTGCGGCCCGAAGCGTGAACGTTCGGAGGCGCCCATGGAAACGATGAGCGTATTTTGGGATCTTTTGAACAAATGGCTCGAATGGCCGATTCTGTGGGTATGCTATTGGCTTGATTGGCCGATGCCGTCCAAAGAATGGCTTACGGCCTACAAACTGGGACTCGCCGGTCTTTTTGTTCTGATTCTCGCGGCCCTTTTTCTGGAATTGCGCCACCGATGGATTCATCGCACATGGAAGCGTAGTTTTTCGGCCGACGACCGCATCGAAAAACCGGAGAAAATCCCCGCGCATATCGCGGCGCTCGAAGCCGCGCACGATGTCGAACGCGTGGTTGAACCGCTCAAGAAAGCCAAGGCCTACGACCGGGTCGCCGAAGTGTACGCGTCCGTGAACCAGCCGCGCGAGGCGGCGGCATGGTACGAGAAGGCGGGCGACCGGCGTGCGGCCGCGCAACAATGGGCCTTGGCGGGCGAAACGCAAAAGGCGGCCGCGATTTTGCTGAAGGAGGGGGATTACGCGACGGCGGCGCGCTTCTTCGAGGAATTGCGGCAGTATGCCGACGCGGCGTCCGCGTATGAAAAGGCGGGCGACATGGCCCGCGCGGCCGGCGCCCATGCACGCGCGGGCAAGACTGATCGCGCGGCTCAATTGTTCGAGCAATGTTTCAAGTCGTCCACGCCGGACATGCCGACAGTGGAAGCCTGTTATGCATGGCTGCAATCCGAGACGACCCTGAATGCCTTGGATGCGGACCGGCGCAACGGCCTGATGGCGGCGCTGGCGCCGTGTTTCGAATCGGCAGGACGCAACGAAACCGCCGCCCAACTGTACCGGGCCGCGGGACAATCCGCCAAGGCGGGCGAACTTTTCGCGCAAGCCGGCCTTTTCCAGGAAGCGGCGCGCTGCCTTCAGGACGCGGGCTGCCTACCCGAAGCGCGCCGGATGCTTGCGCGACATTACGAAACCATCGGGCGATGGGAAGACGCGGCCAAGGCCTATGCGGCCCTTGGCGAACACCACGCCGCCGCCGCTGCGTTTGCAAAGGCCGGCAACAAGGCGGCCGCCGCCGCTTCCCATGAAAAAGCGGGCGAATTCTATCCGGCCGCCGTCGCGTATGCCGCCGTCGGCGACTGGCCGGCAACCGCGCGCGCGGCCGCCAAGGTCGGCGGCGACGATCCCAAGTCGGATGCGGCGCGGGCGCTGCTCGGACAGGCCTTGTTTGAATTGAAAGATTATGCGCGATCGGCCCAGGTGCTTGAAGAACTGCTGACGGGCAAATGGATTGACGCCGACAACGTGGCGCTGATGTACGCGCTGGGCGTCGCGTGGGAATCCGCCGGCCATCTTGAAAAAGCCCGCGAGGCGTATCGGAAAGTCGGCATGTTCAACCCGATGTACAAGGACATCGCCGAGCGTCTCAAACGAAGCGACAAACCGGAGTAAGGCGGGTTCCGCCTGAACGGCAAGAACCCGGTTCGACAAGATGACTTTACTGGCCTTTTCCATATGGCTCGTTGGCCTTGGATTCAGCGGGGAGGAAGTTTCGATGCAACTGTTCGCAACGGCCAATCAGGTGTGCGAGATAACGTTCACAAGCAGCGCCCGGTACGACGATCCCTACAATGAAATTGAAATGGAGGGCGTGTTCCACCACCCGGACGGGCGGACTTTCAAGATTCCCGCGTTTTGGCGCGGGGGAGGCCGTTGGGCGATTCGTTTCAGTCCGCCGGATGTTGGCGAGTATACATTCGAGACGAAATGCTCACGTGCTGCCGATCGCGGCCTGCACGGCGTTTCGGGGAAATTGGCCGTTGGCGCGTACACCGGCGAAAACCCGTTGTACCGTCACGGGCGGCTGCGCGTCGCCGCCGACAAACGCCATTTCGAACACGCCGACGGTACGCCGTTCTTCTGGATGGGCGACACGTGGTGGATGGGACTGTCGCAACGGCTCGACTGGCCGAACGGATTTCAGATGCTGGCCGCCGACCGCGTCGCAAAAGGTTTCAACGTCGTCCAGATCATCGCGGGACCTTATCCCGACATGGACGCGTGGGACGCGCGCGGGCGAAACGAGGCGGGGTTTCCGTTCGCCGCCGATTTCGCGCGCGTGAATCCGGCCTACTTCGACATGGCCGATCTCAAAATCGCCCATCTGGCCGACACCGGCCTCATGCCGTGCATCGTCGGAATGTGGGGTTACTACATGCCCCGGATCGGCGAGGAACGGATCAAACGCTACTGGCGCTATCTTGTGGCGCGATATGGCGCGTATCCCGTCGCGTGGTGCATCTGCGGCGAAGGGACAATGGCCTACTACCTATCGAAAACGCCCAAGGAAGACGCCGCCGCGCAGAAAACCGGATGGACGCATGTGATGGCCTATGTCCGCGAAATTGACGGCCACCATAATCTCATTTCGATTCATCCGACCCAGTATGGACGCGAACAAGTCGAGGACCCGGCCTTGATGGATTTCGAGATGTTGCAGACCGGCCACGGCGATCTCGACAGCGTCGCCCCGACCGCCGAAACGGTCATTGCCGCCATGGGGCGGACGCCCGCGATGCCCGTGGTCAATTCCGAGGTTAATTACGAAGGCATTCTGGGCCGCTGCTGGCAGAACGTCCAGCGCCTGTGCTTTTACGTGTCCGCGCTCAACGGCGTCGCGGGCTACACCTACGGCGCGAACGGCATCTGGCAGATGAGCACGCGCGAGAACCCGTACGGGCCGTCGCCGCACGGGCGCTGTTGGGGCAACACGCCGTGGCGGGATGCGATGCTCCTTCCCGGCGGGAAACAGGCGGCGTGGGGCGCATCCTTCATGCGCCGTTTTCCGTGGTGGGAAATGGAACGTCGTCCCGAATGGGTCGAGCCGGCATGGAAACGCGAGAACCCCTACACCTGCACCGCCGCCGGCATTCCCGGAAAACTCCGCGTCATCTACACCCCGATGGCATGGGATCCGCCACTCGTCAAGGGGCTTGAACCCGGCGTGGCTTATCGGGCCTACTACGCCGACCCCTGCACCGGCACGGATCATCCCATCGGCGACGTCACACCCGACGCGGAAGGCAACTGGCGCCCGCCCATCCCGCCGGAAGTGCATGATTGGCTATTGGTTCTCACCGCCACGTAAACCGTTGGCGATTAAAACGTCCATGGGAAAAGGACACAAAGAACGTCAAGGACATTTATCCGGCGGGTGAAGTCCTTTTTGGCGTTGAGTGTCTTGTCCCGGATTCAGCCCTTCCGGCAACTCCCGATTCTATCCTCGACGGGGAGTAAATCGGCGTTGCGCTTCTTTGGAAGGCATGGGAAGTTGACAGACACGAGGGGCGTGGGATAGGCTGGCAACCAAGGCGGGCCTGTGGACGTTCCGCCGGGAGAAAACAATACATGGCATCGGCAAAATATTTGTTGGTCGTGGCGCTGGCGGCCTTATGCTGCGGCTGTTCCACGGTCGGCCGTTATCCCCAATTGCTCGAACCGGCGATGACCCCCCCGGAACTCAAGGCGGGCGAGACGGCCGTGATTACCGTGCGCGTTTCGGACCGGCACAACATCATTCACCGCGTCGAAGGCGTGGTACGCGAGGATCCCGCGGTGAAACTGAAACTGCGTGACGACGGCAAGGCGCCCGATGAAAAGGCGGGCGACGGCGTTTGGTCGCTTCAGGTGGATGCGCCGTTTCAGGCGCCTGCGGGCCAGTACCATGTTGATCTGACCGCTTACCGACAGGACGGTTCACCGGTTCCCATGCGCAAGGATGGACAAAAACAGCCGTTGACCGCAACCATCCCGGTCGCCATTCTCAATCCCTGAACCAACGAACGGAGCGCATTGACCCATCCATGAACACGATTGGCTTTCTTGCCGTTCTTGCCGGCGCCTTTGCGGCGCCGAACGTGGTGCTGTTGTCCGTGGACACGTTGCGCGCGGATTACTTGGGTTGCTACGGGTATCCGCATCCCTCGTCGCCAGTCTTGGACGCCTTTGCAACAGAAGGGTTGCTGTTCGAGGACTGCGTGTGCGAGGTGCCGCTGACGCTTCCCTCGTTCGGCTGCATGTTTTCCGGCTTGTATCCCCGGACGACCGGCACAACCAAAAACGGCTTGCGAATGCCCGAAACGAAACCGCTTATCACCGAAGTATTCAAAAAGGCGGGCTATCAGACGTTTTGCGTTCAAAGCAATTGGCCCCTGAAAGGCCGCCTGTCGGGTCTCGATCGCGGTTTCGACGTCTACAACGACGAGTTCGAGCAGAAACGCTGGGGATTCATGCTCGGCGAACGCAACGCCGAACAGGTCACCGCAGCCGGCCTGGAGATACTCGGCCAGCGCGATCCGGCCAAGCCCTTTTTCCTGTGGATCCACTATTCGGATCCGCACGCGCCCTATGAAATGCACAAGAAATTCAACGTGCTGGGCCAATCGCCCGGCAGTCTCGAACCGCGCGAGCGTGTACGCGCGAAGTATGCCTCGGAAGTGGCCTTTACCGATTACCACATCGGACGTTTCCTTGCCGCGCTGCCCGGCGAGAACACCTTCGTCATGTTTGTGGCGGATCACGGCGAGAGCCTATTCGAGCACAACTATCTTGGCCATGGACGGCGCATCTTTCAGACCAACCTGCACGTGCCGTTTATTTTGCGCGGCCCCGGCATCGCGCCGGGCCGGTCGAAATCGCCGGTCTGCGTGCTCGACGTCGCGCCGACGCTGCTGGGTATGGGAGGATTTTCGCCCCTGCCCGGCATGGAAGGCCGGAACGTGCTCCTTGATCCCCCCGGTCCCTCCACGGTTCGCCATGTCGAAACCTACGGCGGCGCGGTACCCCGGCTGCCGTTGCTAAGGGCGTTGTTGCGCAACCGTGGTCCCCAGAAACGCGGCATCATCCACGAAGGCTGGAAGTTGATTATCGGCGGCGGCGCCCATTTGTTCTATCTGCCCGAAGACCCGAAAGAGTCAAGCAACCTGGCCCGCAAACACCCCGAACGTGTGGCCGCCCTTCGCAAAATGATCGATCAATGGGACAAGGCGCATCCCCGCGGCAAAGCCTGCGAATCCAAACTCTCCGCCGAGGACGTGGAAGCCCTACGGGGCCTTGGCTATTTGTATTGACGCGGCGGACAAGTACGTCTCCGGATTCACCGCGACGCCTTCCCGGCGAACCTCGAAGTGGACATGCGGGCCCGTGGCCCGTCCCGTGCTGCCCACCTTCGCAATGCGGGTCGTTTCCGTAACCCGGTCGCCTTTGCGCACGAGATTTTTCTGATTGTGCGCATAAAGCGTCTGCACGCCGTCCGCATGCTGCACGATGACCGTGTTGCCGTACCCGGCCTGCCAACCGCTGAAGACAACCCGGCCCGGTTCAGCCGGATGAATTGCCGTACCCGCCTGGGCCGTCAAATCAATGCCCGCGTGCCATTCGCGTGCGCCCGTGAACGGATCGGAGCGCATTCCGTAACCGGATGAAACCTGCAAAGGCCCGTCCAGAATCGCCTTTACGGATCGGATCGGCGCGGAGGCCGTCCGGCGCTCTACCAGCGATTGGATCAACGCGGTCAATTCGTCGCTCGGCGGCGCTTGTACTTTCGCGGGTGCGGCCCGCACGGCCACCGGCAAAGGCGGCGCCGCATTCAGCGGCGACAGATCGAGTTTCTGGCCGATGGCTATGCGGTTTGCATCGGCAAGGCGATTGGCATGGGCCACTTTACGGACCGCCTCGCCTATGTCCTGTTGGGACGGATTCATGCCTTGTTGCCGCAATGCCCTGCTGCAAATGGCCGACAAGGTGTCGCCCGCCCTGACCGTGTATTCGCCAAGGGGGGGCTTGTTCGAGGAATCCGGCGCCTGCATGCGATCCAAAAGGTCTTGGAATGTCGTCGAGGAGGAACGCAGGGCCGTTGCGGGCGAAAACGCCGTTACCGGACGCCGGTAGTCCGTCCCGATGGCCGACACGTGTGCCGTCATTTGCCCATGGCCCTCCCGATGCAATTGCCCGGAAAGCGCAACCGGCGTGCCACTGGGAAAAGGCAACTCTAACACATTGAAATAAAAAGGCTTGTCTCTCTACCCGTATTCGCGATATCGCGACAAGGTAGGAAGAAACTGCCGCAACGCGGACGATATAGACTTTATGGACGTGGAAAGTTATTCGCCTTTCGGGAGAAGTCCACGGGATCCACAACGCCCACCTTGTCCACAGCGAAAGATACGCGCTCGACCGCCAATGGGCCGGTGCGAAAGGTTTATTCGGTGTCCGGCGCCGCAGTTGCCTTGTTGCGTGGCCAAAGCGCCACAACCGACAGGAATATCATCACGAATCCCCACAGTTCCTGATACAGTTTTTCCGGCGTCTGAGCCGAATACGAAGGAACCGGACGCCCCGGCTTGGTCACCATACCAATATGCATAAGACGTTCCTCCAATTCCGCGATAATTCAACCAAGCGCATTATAGCAGCATCCTGAAAAGTCTACAACACACACACGCGGCGGATGGAGTTTCCGCGTCAGGCGTTGCTGGCGAGACCGAGGGTCTGGGCGAAACGGCGGAAGAAACCGCTGCGGGCGCGGTCGGCTTCGGCGCGTTGGCGGACCATCTTTCCAGCGAGGTCCTGAACGCATTTTGCCGCAGGCGACGCCGGAAACGCGATGGTGAAGGGGGTGCTCTGCATGACGCTCTGGGTGACATGCGGATCGCGCAGGATATGGCCGAGGTACGACAACGTAAGGCCGAGGTATTGCCTTGCGACACGGGTTAGGTTCGTCATGACGGCGAGGGCCTGCTGTGGACTTGCGGCCATGTTGACGATAAGCCGGAACGAAGCATCCTCGCGGATGCCGGCAATCGTTTTGATCGTGGCGTAGGCGTCCACGATGGCGGAAGGTTCCGGCGTTGTCACGAGCAGGATTTCGTCCGCGGCGGCGGCGAACCGCACGGCGTTCTGGCCAATGCCCGCCATCGTGTCAATGATGACGAAATCGGCCATCTCCTGAAGATCATGGAGTCCGTCCAGCACGTTTTGCCGCGCGCGCGCGTTGAGATCGGCCAGTTTGGCGAGGCCGGAAGTGCCGGGGACTATCAGGATGTCCGCCGGGCCTTTCATAAGGATGTCGCGCATGGGTTTCTCGCCGTCAATCACGTGCTGGAGGTTGTGGAACGAATTGAGGCCCATCAACACTTCGACGTTGGCAAGGCCGAGATCGGCGTCGAGCACGATGACCCGTTTGGCTTGCCGGGCGATGGCGATGGCGAGATTGACGCTCACCGTCGTCTTGCCAACGCCGCCCTTGCCGCTGGTCACGGCGAGTACGCGGGCCATGTTCTGGTGTTTTCGGACGAATTCACGCAGATTGTGCGCTTGATCCACGGCAGGAATCTCCTTCTTCGAGCAGCAGCCGCGCCACCTTGCCGGGCGTGGCGATCTCGATGTCGTCGGGCACGTTTTGTCCCGTGCTGAAATAACTCAGGGGCAGGCCGCTTTCGGCCGCCAAGTCGAACAGGGCGCCGAAGCGTCCCGTTTCGTCGAGCTTTGAAAAGAGCAGCGAGGAAGGCCGCAGGCAATTGAACCGCGCGGCGATGGCGCGCAGGTCGTCCGCGCAGGTTCCGGCGCTGAGCACGAGCATGACGTCGTCGGGCGGCGCGGCGTCGAATTCCGATTTCAACTCGCGGATCTGTTCCTCGTTGAACGGGCTGCTGCCGGCCGTGTCCACAAACACGAAATCATAGTCCGCGAAAGCTTCGAGCGCGATCAGGTATTCGCTGGCGTCGTTGGCGATGCGCATGGGCAATCCGGCAATGGTCGCGTACACGCGCAACTGTTCCGGCGCGGCGACGCGGTAGGTGTCGAGCGTGACGATGGCGACGCGCGCGCGGTCGCGGATGGCGAACAGTGCGGCGAGTTTCGCGAGGTTCGTCGTCTTTCCGACGCCTGTGGGGCCGATCAGCGCGACGACGCGCCGGGCCGCCCCCGCGCGCGCCAGGCCGTGTGTCACCAGCACGCGTTTTTGAATTTCCATGCGGAGCCGTTCGGTGAAGACGCGCGGATTGCGCAGGATCGATCGGTCGGCATTGCCCACGACCGCGTCCATCAGGGATGCCGCCAGCGTGCGTCCCATGCCGCTATCCACAAGCCGGCGGTAGTGCGGAATGAAATCGGACGGAAACTCCGTACAGGGTGTCTCGGCGACCAGCACCTGCAGCAGACGGCGCATCTCCTCGACTTCGCGCCGCAGATCCGGCGGGGCTTGCTCCTTTTTGCCCGGCGGCCCGGCCGCGGTTTCCTGACGGGGCGTGGCGGCGGCGGCTCGTTGTTGCGCAAGCCGGCGGAAGAACGCGACGGTTTCGCGCATGGCCTCGTCGGAACCGGCGGCCGTTTGGTGCGCGGAGTACTTTTTTTCGGCCAGACTCTTCGGGCGTGCGAGGGGCTTGGCGGGCGGCGAGGCGGTCAGTTGAATCGCCTTGCGTCCGAACAGGCCGAACAGACCGCCCTCCCTTACTTCGGCCGTGTTCAGGACGATCGCGTCCTCGCCGAGTTGGCGGACCATCTGCCGGTAGGCGTCGTCGAAAGTGCCGGCGGTAAACGTGTGCAGTTTGCGTTCCATGTTATGCACTCACTTGTCCCTCGCTCTGTACCTGCACTTCGGGATCGATTTCATTGTATGAAAGCACGACGATTTTCGGGATGCGCCGTTCGACCATGCGCCGGAAATACCGCCGCACCGGCGCGGATGTCAGCACCACCGGCTCATGTCCCACCAGCGTCAGCGGCTGCACGGCCTGCGCGGCATTGCGCGCTATGAGATCCGCGCGATTCGGCGCGATGGGCACGTATTCCCCGGTTTCGCCCTGCCGCACCGCGTCGAGGATCTCGCGCTCGACGGCGGGATCGAGCGTCACGACGTGCAACACGCGTCCTTCGTCGGCGTACTGTGCGGAAATTTCGCGGGCGAGCCGGTGCCGGCAATACTCGGTCAGGATGTCGAGATCCTTCGTGCGCGGGGCGTAATCGGCCAGCGTTTCCAGGATGGCTTCAAGATTTCGGATGGACACGCGCTCGCGCAGGAGGTTGTGCAGTATTTTCTGCACTTCGCCGAGGGTCAGCAGATTCGGCAGCAATTCCTCGACCACGCTGGGAGACGTTTCCTTGAGATGCTTGATCAGGTTCTGCACATCTTCCCGGGTGAGCAGATCGCTTGCGTGCGCCGTGATGAGTTCCGTGAGATGCGTGGCCAGCACGGCGGTCGGTTCGACGATGGTGTAGCCGAGACGCTCGGCCCGGTCGCGATGGGCACGGGCGACCCACGTGGCCTGCAGGCCGAACGCGGGTTCCTTCGTCGGAACCCCCTCGATCTCCTCTTCGGCAAGGCCGGGATTCATGGCCATGAAATGTTCGGGCAGCAATTCGTATCCGCCAATGATGGCCTCGCGCAGGCGCACGCGATATTCGTTCGGACGTAGACGCATATTGTCCACAATTCGGATGACCGGCACGACGAACCCCAGTTTGGTGGCGATTTGCTGCCGGATGATCTGGATGCGCGTGAGTAGATCGCCGCCCTGTTTCGGATCGGCAAGGGCAATCAGTCCGTAGCCCAGTTCGATCTTCAGCGGATCGATCGTCAACAAATCTTCCGTGCGGGGCTGTGCCTCTGCGCGTGTGGCTTCCTGATCGGCAAGTTCCTTGGAAAGTTGCGCGGCCTCGCGCGCCTTGAACGCCTCGTTCGCGCGATAGGCGCCCATCGCCAGCAAGCCGGCCACAATCATAAACGGCACTGTCGGCATGCCGGGCACAAGCCCGAAAATCGCGAGCATCGCCGCGGACACGCCCAGCGCGCGCGGGTATCGCGTCAATTGGCGCCCGAAGTCCACCCCCATGTTTTCCTCGGTCGCCGTGCGCGTCACGATGAGGCCCGCCGCGGTCGAAACGACCAGCGCGGGCACTTGTGTGACGAGGCCGTCGCCGATGGTCAGTTGCGTGTAGACGCGCAAGGCGTCGGTGACCGGCAGCCCGCGCATCAGCACGCCGATGATCAATCCGCCGATGATGTTGACAATCGTGATGACCAACCCGGCAATGGCGTCGCCGCGGACGAATTTCGTCGCGCCGTCCATCGCCCCGTAAAAGTCCGCCTCGCGCTCGATCCCCTGCCGGCGCGCACGCGCCTGGGCCTCGGTGATGAGGCCCGCGTTCAGATCGGCGTCCACGCCCATCTGTTTGCCGGGCATGGCGTCCAAGGTAAAACGCGCGGCCACTTCCGAAATGCGCTGCGCGCCCCGCGTGATGACCACGAACTGGATCACCACAAGGATAAGGAAAATGACGGCTCCGACCACGAAACTGCCGCTCGTCACAAAACTTCCAAACGCATTGATCACGTTGCCCGCATAGCCGTTCGCGAGGATCAGGCGCGTCGAGGCCACATTCAGACTGAGGCGGAACAGCGTCAGGATCAACAGCATCGAGGGAAACACGGCGAATTCGACGGGGCGTTGCAGGTAGATGGTGGCGAGCAGGGTAACGACCGAAATCGAGATGTTGACGGTCAGCAGGATGTCGAGCGCCCATGTCGGGATGGGAATGACCAGCACGACCAGAATGCCGATCACGCACACGGCCAGCGCGACATCCTGATTGTCCGCCAAATTCCACGGACGCTGCGTCTCGACTTGTCCTATCGCCACTCGCCCACTCCAAACGCCAAATTCCCAACTTCTAACTTCTAACTTCTAACTTCTTATCATGCCGCCGCCTCGTTCCATTGCCGGTTCCGTTCGCGGATTTTCTCCGCCCGCCGGTCAATGCGATACACATAGGCCAGCACCTCGGCCACCGCGCGGAACAGGTTTTCCGGCACGGGATGGCCCACCTCGACCGTTCGGTATATTGTGCGCGCCAATTCGGGTTTTTGCACGATGGGCACATCGTTTGCCATGGCGATTTCGCGGATGCGTTCGGCCAGGATCCGCGCGCCTTTCGCCACGACGACCGGCGCGGCCATCTCCGCCGCGTCGTACCGCAGCGCAACCGCAAACCGCGTCGGATTGGTTACGATCACGTCCGCCTTCGGCACTTCGGCCATCATCCGCTGCATCGCGATGCGTCGCTGGATCTGCCGGATACGCTGTTTGATGCGTGGATCGCCCTCGTATTCCTTCAATTCTTCACGGGCTTCCTGCGTGGTCATCATGAGGTTGCGTTCACGCTGCCAATACTGAAACCCGTAGTCGAGAATGCCAAGGACCAGCAGGGCAAGGGCGATCCGCCACCAGAGCGTGGCGATCATCGCGCCCACCACCGGCAGCAGCGCGAGCGGCGTTAGCCCCATCAGGTTCACATAATCGTCCAGATGTCCCTGCACCGTAATCCAGGTGATGTACAGCGCCAGCCCCACCTTGAGAAGCGACTTGACGAGTTCGGCCAACGATCGCAGTGAAAAATAATTCGACAGGCCCTTGATTGGATTCAGTTTCGACAATTTCGGCGTCATCGGCTTCGTC from Candidatus Hydrogenedentota bacterium harbors:
- the flhB gene encoding flagellar biosynthesis protein FlhB is translated as MAEQSGGEKTLPASPQKRTRAREEGNIARSQDLSAAVALLAAVAALRFLGAPMFERLVAATRYYFDHAASLDPGVQSVQSLALQGTLWIAPIVLPFMLVMLVAGVSASVLQVGFLYTTKPMTPKLSKLNPIKGLSNYFSLRSLAELVKSLLKVGLALYITWITVQGHLDDYVNLMGLTPLALLPVVGAMIATLWWRIALALLVLGILDYGFQYWQRERNLMMTTQEAREELKEYEGDPRIKQRIRQIQRRIAMQRMMAEVPKADVIVTNPTRFAVALRYDAAEMAAPVVVAKGARILAERIREIAMANDVPIVQKPELARTIYRTVEVGHPVPENLFRAVAEVLAYVYRIDRRAEKIRERNRQWNEAAA